The proteins below are encoded in one region of Acidobacteriota bacterium:
- a CDS encoding amidohydrolase: MTIVPPPSIGATGAVPLRVNDAHCHFFSPRFFDVLGRQKGLPGNAPGHEVTRLVGWDHPGTPEALADRWAETLTAHGVGRAVLIGSVPGEEEQVARAVARHPDRFVGAFMVDPTQEGALTRVAWALVQPGMRVVCLFPAMHGYSPSDPRVLGLAAQVAGSTGAALFVHCGVLTVGIRRTLGLPSAFETRFGNPLELQGLALRHPTLPIIVPHFGAGFFRELLMVADACPNILVDTSSSNAWMKYNPGLTLRHVFGQALTVLGPERLLFGTDSSFFPRGWQVGIRDTQLAVLHELGVPDVDRQAIAAGNFDRLFRRDLA; the protein is encoded by the coding sequence ATGACGATCGTCCCGCCTCCGTCGATTGGCGCCACAGGCGCCGTGCCGTTGCGCGTCAACGACGCGCACTGCCACTTCTTCTCTCCGCGATTCTTCGACGTCCTCGGGCGCCAGAAGGGGCTGCCTGGCAACGCGCCGGGGCATGAGGTCACGCGTCTGGTCGGGTGGGACCATCCGGGTACGCCCGAAGCGCTCGCCGACAGGTGGGCGGAGACGTTGACAGCGCACGGGGTCGGCCGCGCCGTGCTCATCGGCAGCGTTCCTGGTGAGGAGGAACAGGTCGCGCGGGCCGTGGCTCGACACCCGGACCGCTTCGTCGGAGCCTTCATGGTTGACCCGACGCAGGAGGGTGCCTTGACGCGCGTGGCATGGGCGCTGGTGCAGCCCGGTATGCGCGTCGTGTGCCTCTTCCCGGCGATGCACGGCTACTCGCCGTCCGATCCGCGCGTGCTGGGGCTGGCAGCGCAGGTGGCGGGCAGTACGGGTGCTGCGCTCTTCGTGCACTGCGGTGTCCTGACGGTCGGCATCCGCAGGACACTCGGTCTGCCCAGTGCATTCGAGACGCGATTCGGCAATCCGCTGGAACTGCAAGGCCTGGCCCTGCGTCATCCGACGCTGCCGATCATCGTTCCGCATTTCGGCGCCGGCTTCTTCCGGGAACTGCTGATGGTGGCCGATGCGTGTCCCAACATCCTGGTCGACACCTCGTCCAGCAATGCGTGGATGAAGTACAACCCCGGTCTCACGCTGCGGCACGTCTTCGGCCAGGCCCTCACCGTGCTCGGACCCGAGCGTCTGCTGTTCGGGACCGACTCCTCGTTCTTCCCGCGCGGATGGCAGGTGGGGATTCGCGACACCCAGTTGGCGGTCCTTCACGAACTGGGCGTGCCGGACGTGGATCGGCAGGCGATCGCGGCTGGAAACTTCGACAGGCTCTTCCGTCGAGACCTCGCCTGA
- a CDS encoding MATE family efflux transporter, whose translation MSVARAFLQGSVMPVVRLALPVVAAELGWMAMGVVDTIMVGPLGASAIGGVGIGSGLFIAIGIFGMGLLLGLDTTVAQAFGAGDTDECDRWLVSGVWLAALTIPPLAVMAWAMSALLPHMGFHPDVLPHVRAYFPIVSLSLPPLLVYAAFRRYLQARSRVGIVAFALVSANIVNLAANAALIHGVGPIPALGVQGAAWATVVSRIYMAVVLGWDVWRLARTHIATMPWALPVARVRRLLALGLPAAAHVTFEVGVFSAATALAGQLLPESLAAHQIALNIASVVFMVPLGVSSAAAVLVGQHIGAYDAAGARRAGWAAMLVVEVFMASSAATLALMPTPFITLFTSDAGVIAIGTRLLAVAAAFQLFDGLQVATTGALRGLGETRMPMLVSLFGYWISGLPLGWYLCFRAGYGVIGLWLGLAVSLLVVGTVLMGLWHVRIRETARRMGA comes from the coding sequence ATGTCCGTGGCGCGCGCCTTCCTGCAGGGATCGGTCATGCCGGTGGTTCGCCTCGCGTTGCCGGTGGTGGCGGCCGAACTCGGCTGGATGGCCATGGGCGTGGTGGACACCATCATGGTCGGGCCGCTCGGCGCGTCGGCCATCGGCGGCGTCGGCATCGGAAGCGGCCTGTTCATCGCCATCGGCATCTTCGGCATGGGGCTCCTGCTCGGCCTCGACACGACGGTCGCGCAGGCGTTCGGCGCCGGCGACACCGACGAGTGCGACAGATGGCTGGTGAGCGGCGTGTGGCTGGCCGCGCTGACGATCCCCCCGCTCGCCGTCATGGCCTGGGCGATGTCGGCGTTGCTCCCGCACATGGGATTCCATCCCGACGTGCTGCCACACGTCAGAGCCTACTTCCCCATCGTGTCGCTGAGCCTGCCGCCGCTCCTGGTCTATGCCGCGTTCCGACGCTACCTGCAGGCGCGTTCGCGCGTCGGCATCGTCGCGTTCGCGCTCGTCTCGGCCAACATCGTCAACCTCGCGGCCAACGCCGCGCTCATTCACGGTGTCGGGCCGATTCCCGCGCTCGGAGTGCAGGGCGCGGCATGGGCGACGGTCGTCTCGCGCATCTACATGGCGGTGGTGCTCGGGTGGGACGTGTGGCGGCTCGCGCGGACGCACATCGCCACCATGCCCTGGGCGCTGCCCGTGGCGCGCGTCCGTCGACTCCTCGCCCTGGGGCTTCCCGCGGCGGCACACGTCACGTTCGAGGTCGGCGTGTTCAGTGCGGCGACGGCGCTTGCCGGTCAGTTGCTGCCGGAGTCGCTGGCCGCGCACCAGATCGCGCTGAACATCGCCAGCGTCGTCTTCATGGTGCCGCTCGGCGTGTCGTCGGCGGCGGCCGTGCTGGTGGGGCAGCATATCGGCGCGTACGACGCGGCCGGTGCCAGACGCGCCGGATGGGCCGCCATGCTCGTCGTCGAGGTGTTCATGGCCTCGTCTGCGGCGACACTGGCGCTCATGCCCACGCCGTTCATCACGTTGTTCACGTCGGACGCCGGCGTCATCGCGATCGGGACGCGACTGCTCGCCGTGGCGGCGGCGTTCCAGTTGTTCGACGGGCTCCAGGTCGCGACGACTGGCGCGCTGCGCGGGCTTGGCGAGACGCGGATGCCGATGCTGGTGAGCCTGTTCGGATACTGGATCAGCGGCTTGCCGCTCGGTTGGTATCTCTGCTTCCGGGCCGGGTACGGCGTCATCGGGCTCTGGCTCGGTCTTGCCGTGAGCCTCTTGGTGGTCGGAACGGTGCTGATGGGACTGTGGCACGTGCGGATTCGAGAGACGGCACGACGGATGGGAGCCTGA
- a CDS encoding UbiA prenyltransferase family protein, producing MLLGVVLAVGYRPDALDRAGVWRLLIAVAATCLVASSNYVLNEILDAPRDRHHPLKRNRPIPSGLVSPPLAYAEWVLLAIAGFGIAAMVNGPFLASAVWLWVMGVLYNVPPIRTKEWPYLDVLSESINNPIRLGLGWFALIDGLLPPVSLAIAYWMAGAFLMAVKRYAEYRHIGDPAVAAAYRRSFRHYTEDRLLVSILFYAVIGALFGGIFIVRYHLELVFMAPLVAGLFAYYLKLGMLPDSPAQRPEQLYRHKGFTAYVTACLVAFVALLFTEMPTLYAMFDIPPTGMRPLWHIGPAAQPSRTSMPTLDDLAHDYVRQVLALGVHDPDAVDAYYGPTDIKADVTAAQAPLADVSHRIDTLRTRLDAYVADGPDQMRRLLVLRAQARALAMRAAIAGGTRVSFDEESRALYDATAPTHDAAHFDGLLAALDAVLPGTGSVSARYQAFRERMVIPPAALDAVFRAAVDACRTRTRAHVTLPAGESFRIEYVTDKPWSGYNWYQGQYRSVIQVNTDLPIYIDRALDLACHEGYPGHHVYNVLLEQHLVRERGWVEWSVYPLFSPQSLIAEGTANFGIRVAFSDADRLAFERDVLYPLAGLDPALAARYQEVQRLTTGLAYSGNEAARQYLDGTFTADQAIAWLERYTLMSRERAAQRVRFFDSYRSYVINYNLGEDLVERYVTRQGGIATAPDRRWDVFVDLLRTPRLPSELAEGR from the coding sequence ATGCTGCTCGGCGTGGTGCTGGCCGTCGGCTATCGCCCCGACGCGCTCGATCGCGCGGGTGTGTGGCGCCTGCTGATCGCCGTCGCCGCCACGTGTCTCGTGGCGTCGAGCAACTACGTCCTGAACGAGATCCTCGACGCACCGCGGGATCGCCACCATCCCCTGAAGCGAAACCGCCCCATTCCGTCGGGTCTCGTATCGCCGCCGCTGGCGTATGCCGAATGGGTGCTGTTGGCGATCGCGGGCTTCGGCATCGCCGCGATGGTCAACGGCCCGTTCCTCGCGTCGGCGGTCTGGCTCTGGGTGATGGGAGTGCTGTACAACGTGCCGCCCATCAGGACGAAGGAGTGGCCCTACCTCGACGTGCTGAGCGAGTCGATCAACAACCCGATTCGCCTGGGGCTCGGCTGGTTCGCGCTCATCGACGGCCTCCTGCCGCCCGTGTCGCTCGCGATTGCGTACTGGATGGCGGGCGCGTTCCTGATGGCGGTCAAGCGATACGCGGAGTACCGCCACATCGGCGATCCCGCGGTTGCCGCGGCCTATCGCCGATCGTTCAGGCACTACACCGAGGATCGCCTCCTCGTCTCGATCCTCTTCTACGCCGTGATCGGCGCGCTCTTCGGCGGCATCTTCATCGTCCGCTATCACCTCGAACTGGTGTTCATGGCGCCGCTCGTGGCGGGCCTCTTCGCGTACTACCTGAAGCTCGGCATGCTGCCAGACAGCCCGGCCCAGCGGCCTGAGCAGTTGTATCGTCACAAGGGCTTCACCGCGTACGTGACCGCGTGCCTCGTCGCGTTCGTCGCGCTGCTGTTCACCGAGATGCCGACGCTCTACGCGATGTTCGACATACCACCGACGGGGATGCGGCCGCTGTGGCACATCGGCCCTGCCGCGCAACCATCACGGACATCCATGCCCACGCTCGACGACCTCGCTCACGACTACGTCCGCCAGGTGCTTGCGCTGGGCGTACACGACCCCGATGCGGTTGATGCGTACTACGGCCCCACGGACATCAAGGCCGACGTCACGGCCGCCCAGGCACCGCTTGCCGACGTCTCGCACCGCATCGACACGCTGCGCACCCGCCTCGACGCGTACGTCGCCGACGGGCCCGACCAGATGCGACGGCTGCTGGTGCTGCGGGCGCAGGCACGCGCGCTGGCGATGCGGGCCGCGATCGCGGGTGGCACGCGCGTGTCCTTCGACGAGGAGTCGCGGGCGCTCTACGACGCCACGGCGCCGACGCACGACGCCGCGCACTTCGACGGCCTGCTCGCCGCGCTCGACGCAGTCCTCCCGGGCACTGGCAGCGTGTCTGCGCGCTACCAGGCATTCCGCGAGCGCATGGTGATCCCGCCAGCCGCGCTCGACGCAGTGTTCCGTGCAGCCGTCGATGCCTGCCGCACCAGGACGCGTGCGCACGTCACGCTGCCGGCCGGGGAGTCATTCCGCATCGAGTACGTCACCGACAAGCCGTGGAGCGGCTACAACTGGTATCAGGGGCAGTACCGCAGTGTGATCCAGGTGAACACGGACCTGCCCATCTACATCGACCGCGCGCTCGACCTCGCGTGTCACGAGGGCTATCCCGGCCACCACGTGTACAACGTGCTGCTCGAACAGCATCTCGTCCGGGAACGCGGGTGGGTGGAGTGGTCCGTCTATCCGCTCTTCTCGCCGCAGAGCCTCATCGCCGAAGGCACGGCGAACTTCGGGATTCGCGTGGCGTTCAGCGACGCCGACCGCCTCGCATTCGAGCGCGACGTGCTGTATCCGCTGGCCGGGCTCGATCCCGCGCTCGCGGCGAGGTATCAGGAAGTCCAGCGCCTGACGACCGGACTGGCCTACTCCGGAAACGAGGCGGCGCGACAGTACCTCGATGGCACCTTCACCGCCGATCAGGCGATCGCCTGGCTCGAGCGCTACACCCTCATGAGCCGCGAACGCGCGGCGCAGCGCGTGCGGTTCTTCGACAGCTATCGGAGCTACGTCATCAACTACAACCTCGGCGAAGACCTCGTCGAGCGGTACGTGACGCGGCAGGGCGGCATCGCCACGGCACCCGATCGACGATGGGATGTCTTCGTCGATTTGCTGCGCACGCCGCGACTCCCGAGCGAACTCGCCGAAGGCCGTTGA
- a CDS encoding polymer-forming cytoskeletal protein, which yields MSSLPSLDVRPSVIGSTLLITGSIDTGEDLEIRGTVRGHIAVPNHCVRVESGARVEADVLARDLTVCGQARGKLTGTEIVDIRAGARVDGQIAAPRVALDEGAVVNARVETRSVDAAVRVAQYRKQR from the coding sequence GTGTCTTCGCTTCCGTCCCTTGACGTGCGTCCTTCCGTGATCGGTTCGACCCTCCTCATCACCGGCTCCATCGACACTGGCGAGGATCTCGAGATCCGCGGGACGGTCCGTGGACACATCGCGGTGCCGAACCACTGCGTGCGTGTGGAGAGCGGCGCGCGCGTGGAGGCCGACGTCCTGGCGCGGGACCTCACCGTGTGCGGTCAGGCGCGCGGCAAGCTGACCGGGACCGAGATCGTGGACATCCGTGCCGGTGCCCGCGTCGATGGACAGATCGCCGCCCCGCGCGTGGCGCTCGACGAGGGGGCGGTGGTCAACGCGCGGGTGGAGACGCGCAGCGTCGACGCCGCAGTGCGCGTAGCGCAATACCGCAAGCAGCGTTGA
- a CDS encoding pyridoxal-phosphate dependent enzyme translates to MALRTGRLSAALDAIPGVSLGTWPTPLVRLRRLSAALGIDLWMKRDECSGLALGGNKARKLEFVMARAIEAGATTVVTAGPLTSNHTMMTAAAARRLGLDVHVVLGGTLPTHETGNLALTRHYGAHVHVTPMDTANPSDVDLQASKTLCAALVEQTRGFWIPPGASMPESVPGYAACIREILAQCGGTFPFDDVVVAYGTGSTSAGVLAGLVLADAPATVHAVSVSSRAAMERFSAVSPESLVRAAADLYRWPMAFEESHARCAWIRPETEPGYGIPTTGSTAALARFAKDEGYLLDPTYTAKAVASLVEMVGTGVLRRGARVLFIHTGGLPTTAAAVRQ, encoded by the coding sequence ATGGCATTGCGAACGGGAAGATTGAGCGCGGCACTCGACGCCATTCCGGGCGTGTCGCTGGGCACGTGGCCAACGCCGCTCGTGCGTCTGCGGCGACTCTCGGCGGCGCTCGGGATCGACCTGTGGATGAAGCGCGATGAGTGCAGCGGCCTCGCACTCGGCGGGAACAAGGCGCGCAAGCTGGAGTTCGTCATGGCACGCGCGATCGAGGCCGGCGCGACCACGGTGGTCACCGCCGGGCCGCTCACCTCCAACCACACGATGATGACCGCCGCGGCGGCACGGCGCCTGGGCCTCGACGTGCACGTCGTGCTCGGCGGCACGCTGCCCACGCACGAAACAGGTAACCTCGCACTCACGAGACACTACGGGGCGCACGTGCACGTCACGCCGATGGACACGGCCAACCCCTCCGACGTCGATCTGCAGGCATCGAAGACCCTGTGCGCAGCGCTCGTCGAGCAGACGCGCGGCTTCTGGATCCCGCCAGGCGCGTCGATGCCCGAGTCCGTACCGGGATACGCGGCCTGCATCCGCGAGATCCTCGCGCAATGCGGCGGAACGTTTCCCTTCGACGATGTGGTGGTGGCGTACGGCACCGGGTCGACGTCGGCTGGCGTCCTGGCGGGGCTTGTCCTCGCAGACGCACCGGCCACCGTGCACGCCGTCTCGGTCTCGTCGCGCGCGGCGATGGAACGCTTCTCGGCCGTGTCGCCGGAATCACTCGTGCGCGCGGCTGCCGACCTGTATCGGTGGCCGATGGCGTTCGAGGAGTCGCACGCGCGCTGCGCATGGATCCGACCGGAGACCGAGCCGGGCTACGGCATTCCGACCACCGGCAGCACCGCGGCACTCGCGCGATTCGCGAAAGACGAGGGCTACCTCCTCGATCCGACGTACACGGCCAAGGCCGTCGCGTCGTTGGTGGAGATGGTCGGTACGGGTGTTCTGCGCCGTGGTGCGCGCGTCCTCTTCATCCACACGGGCGGCCTGCCCACGACGGCCGCCGCCGTTCGCCAGTGA
- a CDS encoding CHASE2 domain-containing protein, whose protein sequence is MATLAAIAVDLVGPGRRVDTWLWDRVAPLVASNVADTDTVVFGLDDASITALQPLLGPWPYQRDIWAHVLRYLDTAGAAHVTLDVLLTDPRPGDEQLGDVLAGLDNVALAAVAVPFQIGADREDVPPTRAIRIDPDAPARTSSDLVEPRPEFARRATVGVATAVPDEDGVVRRLPVVTRVGTRLYPGLSFTPLLGEDRIVGTRRTWRGPILTIGSHAIPVDEDGQVELHFPRRLPSLPTLPFADLVRAAVAPQAGGGLAGTVHGKRVFIGATALLLEEPVRTPVGSTSGVEFLRLASGLVEGGAVVRSRRWAFDGVMLIVVMAVFLAVRARESHRPRTLVLGMVGAWVVTVVVALALLTWAQQRVAMFTPMAAASMAAIMLGLADLARLQRERARLEADTLAAERASELKTQFLNHVAHELRTPVTAILGFGRLIVEGRTPSATEEYARVISRNGAHLLHLVNNLLDDATLSVGRARVAPQPIAVRVLVSDVLATMEGLPRQDGVALSGEVAVGVPPYLLIDALRVRQVLLNLLANAMKFTEAGSIHLSVDWDARAMIVRVTDTGSGMTPSVLARAFDEFELGDPRAIRAGGTGLGLSVSRRLARLMGGDLVAVSTEGRGSCFTFTLPTRVVDAPPGIDGVSEPFPDAIDEAGPLVLVCDDVEDIQQLFAVVLASAGARVETVNNGADAVTETLRLWPDAVVMDLDLPGQDGIVTVQALRRQGYDGPVIAVSGSGNDREASLRQHGFTDSARKPVSSALLIDLVSRHVRGWQPRSSVPRPKV, encoded by the coding sequence ATGGCGACCCTTGCCGCGATCGCCGTCGACCTCGTGGGTCCCGGCAGACGCGTCGACACGTGGCTGTGGGATCGCGTCGCCCCACTGGTTGCGTCGAACGTGGCCGATACCGACACGGTGGTGTTCGGTCTCGACGATGCGTCCATCACCGCACTGCAGCCCCTGCTGGGTCCCTGGCCGTACCAGCGTGACATCTGGGCACATGTCCTCCGCTATCTCGACACGGCTGGTGCCGCGCACGTCACGCTCGACGTGCTCCTCACCGACCCTCGCCCGGGCGACGAGCAACTCGGCGACGTGCTCGCGGGACTCGACAACGTGGCGCTGGCGGCCGTAGCGGTCCCGTTCCAGATCGGAGCCGATCGTGAGGACGTCCCGCCGACGCGCGCGATTCGCATCGACCCTGACGCGCCCGCGCGGACGTCGTCGGACCTCGTGGAGCCACGGCCCGAGTTCGCGCGTCGCGCGACCGTTGGTGTGGCCACGGCTGTTCCCGACGAGGACGGCGTCGTGCGACGGCTGCCGGTCGTCACGCGGGTGGGGACCCGCCTGTATCCCGGTCTGTCGTTCACGCCCCTGCTTGGCGAGGACCGCATCGTCGGCACGCGCCGCACGTGGCGCGGACCGATCCTGACCATCGGCAGCCACGCCATACCCGTGGACGAGGACGGACAGGTGGAACTCCACTTTCCGCGGCGGCTCCCGTCGCTGCCGACACTCCCGTTTGCCGATCTCGTGCGCGCGGCGGTGGCGCCACAGGCGGGCGGCGGACTGGCGGGCACGGTGCACGGCAAGCGGGTGTTCATCGGCGCCACGGCCCTGCTGCTGGAGGAACCCGTGCGAACGCCGGTCGGCAGCACGTCGGGTGTCGAGTTCCTGCGCCTCGCGTCAGGGCTTGTCGAGGGCGGAGCTGTTGTCAGATCCCGGCGATGGGCGTTCGATGGCGTGATGCTGATCGTCGTCATGGCGGTGTTCCTGGCGGTCAGGGCCAGGGAGAGTCATCGCCCGCGCACGCTGGTGCTGGGCATGGTGGGCGCCTGGGTGGTGACAGTGGTTGTGGCGCTCGCGCTGCTGACGTGGGCGCAGCAGCGCGTGGCGATGTTCACGCCGATGGCGGCCGCGTCGATGGCGGCCATCATGCTGGGCCTGGCGGATCTCGCACGCCTGCAGCGGGAACGTGCACGCCTCGAAGCCGACACGCTCGCCGCCGAGCGGGCGTCGGAGCTGAAGACGCAGTTCCTCAACCACGTCGCACACGAACTGCGTACGCCCGTGACGGCCATCCTGGGATTCGGGCGCCTCATCGTCGAAGGGAGGACACCCTCGGCCACCGAGGAGTACGCGCGCGTCATCAGTCGCAACGGCGCGCACCTGCTCCACCTGGTGAACAACCTGCTGGACGACGCCACCTTGTCTGTGGGCCGGGCGCGCGTCGCTCCGCAACCCATCGCGGTGCGAGTGCTCGTGAGTGACGTGCTCGCGACGATGGAAGGCCTGCCGCGTCAGGACGGCGTCGCGCTGTCGGGTGAGGTCGCGGTCGGCGTGCCCCCATACCTGCTCATCGATGCACTGCGCGTGCGGCAGGTGCTGTTGAACCTCCTGGCCAATGCGATGAAGTTCACAGAGGCGGGCAGCATCCACCTCTCCGTCGATTGGGACGCCCGCGCCATGATCGTGCGCGTGACGGACACGGGCAGCGGCATGACCCCGTCGGTCCTCGCGCGCGCGTTCGACGAGTTCGAGCTCGGCGATCCGCGTGCGATTCGCGCTGGTGGAACAGGGCTCGGCCTGAGCGTGTCGCGTCGCCTGGCGCGCCTGATGGGCGGTGACCTCGTCGCCGTGTCCACCGAAGGGCGCGGCAGTTGCTTCACATTCACGCTGCCGACACGTGTGGTCGATGCGCCACCAGGCATCGATGGTGTGAGCGAGCCTTTCCCCGATGCCATCGACGAGGCAGGCCCACTCGTGCTGGTCTGCGACGACGTGGAAGACATCCAGCAGTTGTTCGCGGTAGTCCTTGCGTCTGCGGGTGCGCGCGTGGAGACCGTGAACAACGGAGCCGACGCCGTGACCGAGACCCTGCGGCTGTGGCCAGACGCCGTCGTGATGGATCTCGATCTCCCTGGCCAGGACGGGATCGTGACGGTGCAGGCTCTACGCCGGCAGGGCTATGACGGCCCCGTGATTGCGGTGTCCGGCAGCGGCAACGACAGAGAGGCGTCGTTGCGACAGCACGGCTTCACCGACTCGGCGCGCAAGCCTGTCTCGAGCGCCCTGCTGATCGACCTGGTGTCGCGCCACGTGAGAGGCTGGCAGCCCCGCTCGTCGGTCCCGCGCCCGAAGGTCTGA
- a CDS encoding NAD(P)H-quinone oxidoreductase produces MQAVEIRQPGGPDVLVPTTRPVPTPAAGDVLIRVAAAGVNRPDVFQRRGRYPPPPGASDLPGLEVAGTVAACGHGVTRWRVGDEVCALLSGGGYAEYAVAPEGQCLPRPAGLSLVEAAALPETCMTVWTNVFERGRLRAGESFLVHGGTSGIGTTAIQFARQAGATVYATAGSDQKCDACVALGATRAVAYKTTDFVDAIREATDGRGVDVILDMVGGDYVARNLSLLAEDGRLVQIAVLGGSTATIDMSLVMRRRLTVTGSTLRPRPVEEKAGIADALAQTVWPWIAAGDVRPIIHAVFPLADAARAHALMESSAHIGKIVLTC; encoded by the coding sequence ATGCAGGCCGTCGAGATCCGCCAACCGGGTGGGCCCGACGTGCTCGTGCCGACGACGCGTCCCGTTCCGACACCCGCGGCTGGAGACGTGTTGATCCGCGTCGCCGCTGCAGGTGTGAATCGTCCCGACGTGTTCCAGCGTCGCGGACGCTATCCACCGCCTCCGGGTGCGTCGGATCTCCCGGGTCTCGAAGTGGCCGGCACCGTGGCGGCATGCGGACACGGCGTCACGCGATGGCGTGTGGGCGACGAGGTCTGCGCGCTGCTCTCGGGCGGCGGCTATGCCGAGTACGCCGTCGCGCCCGAGGGGCAGTGTCTGCCGCGACCGGCCGGCCTGAGTCTCGTCGAGGCCGCGGCGTTGCCCGAGACCTGCATGACCGTCTGGACCAACGTCTTCGAACGCGGCAGGCTGCGCGCCGGCGAGTCGTTCCTGGTACACGGCGGCACGAGCGGCATCGGCACAACGGCCATCCAGTTCGCCAGGCAGGCAGGCGCCACCGTGTATGCAACGGCAGGGTCCGACCAGAAGTGCGACGCGTGTGTGGCGCTCGGCGCGACGCGGGCCGTCGCCTACAAGACGACAGATTTCGTCGACGCGATCCGCGAGGCCACGGACGGGCGAGGCGTGGACGTGATCCTCGACATGGTGGGCGGCGACTACGTGGCGCGCAACCTCTCGCTGCTGGCCGAGGACGGGCGGCTCGTGCAGATCGCGGTACTCGGGGGCAGCACGGCCACCATCGACATGTCACTCGTCATGCGGCGGCGCCTCACCGTGACGGGATCCACGCTGCGTCCCCGACCGGTCGAGGAGAAGGCCGGCATCGCCGACGCCCTCGCGCAGACCGTGTGGCCGTGGATCGCCGCCGGCGACGTGCGGCCGATCATCCACGCCGTGTTCCCGCTGGCCGACGCCGCGCGCGCGCACGCGCTGATGGAGTCGAGCGCGCACATCGGCAAGATCGTGCTTACGTGTTGA
- a CDS encoding FecR domain-containing protein, giving the protein MRTPPATPGEHYAHTIVRGDTLIGLAQQLMTDVRDWPKIARLNRVRDTRRLRPGRSLLFPVTLLRGLPGRADVLWVRGQPRVEGAGQATVALLGTAIPPGSTITTGDGDAVRLRLSTGAEVTVGARARVTLVELRTIAGNVKRTLLDVRRGRVESTVLPATHPQQRHQVRTPLVNATVRGTDFRVAVADDDTTVTEVTAGLVGVDSTTQTVDVGAGFGVRAGPGASTLTPTTLLSAPDLSSLILTVNRLPVRARWAPTTGAVAYRVRVVPADGGAPVVDTRIPRSDVSWPDIEDAAYTLVVRAIDAAGIEGLDARHPLVIDARPVPPIVRDAGGGAPVYGDTLPLRWTQSAEASGVDVQVVGDSTFGVPVFERSDVRTSEIAVPLPPGRYAWRIATRQGEQRGPWSDAVPAELRARPPAGPPPAVQLLARELTLQWSAGLGNDRYTVQVSADPAFATTLVDAVVDVPTLTMPRPAAGRYHVRVRAVSAEGVHGPYGPTQSFDVVDPPRRRSKWWWLLVPAGAAGVVLGAR; this is encoded by the coding sequence ATGCGTACACCACCAGCGACACCCGGCGAGCACTATGCCCATACGATCGTGCGCGGCGACACGCTCATCGGCCTTGCGCAGCAGTTGATGACCGACGTCCGCGACTGGCCGAAGATCGCGCGACTCAACCGCGTCAGGGATACCAGGCGGCTGCGTCCCGGCCGGAGCTTGCTCTTCCCTGTGACCCTGCTGCGTGGACTGCCCGGTCGGGCCGACGTGCTCTGGGTGCGGGGGCAGCCTCGTGTCGAGGGCGCGGGACAGGCCACCGTGGCGCTGCTCGGCACGGCGATTCCGCCAGGTTCGACGATTACCACAGGCGACGGCGACGCCGTGCGCCTGCGTCTCTCGACAGGCGCCGAGGTGACCGTGGGCGCGCGCGCGCGCGTGACGCTCGTGGAACTCCGCACGATCGCCGGCAACGTCAAGCGGACCCTGCTCGACGTCAGGCGCGGACGCGTGGAGTCAACGGTGTTGCCGGCGACGCATCCGCAGCAACGTCACCAGGTGCGTACGCCGCTGGTCAACGCCACGGTCCGCGGCACGGACTTCCGCGTGGCGGTCGCCGACGATGACACAACGGTCACGGAGGTCACCGCGGGCCTCGTCGGTGTCGACAGCACGACGCAGACCGTCGACGTCGGAGCCGGCTTCGGTGTTCGCGCCGGGCCGGGAGCGTCGACGCTCACGCCCACGACGCTCCTCTCCGCGCCCGACTTGTCGTCACTGATCCTCACGGTGAACCGCTTGCCCGTTCGCGCACGATGGGCGCCGACGACAGGGGCTGTCGCGTATCGCGTTCGCGTCGTTCCCGCTGACGGCGGCGCGCCTGTCGTCGATACGCGCATCCCGCGAAGCGACGTCTCATGGCCCGACATCGAGGACGCGGCCTACACGCTGGTCGTGCGCGCGATCGACGCCGCCGGGATCGAGGGGCTCGATGCGCGACATCCGCTGGTGATCGATGCGCGCCCCGTGCCCCCGATCGTCCGCGATGCCGGCGGAGGGGCGCCTGTCTACGGTGACACGCTGCCCCTTCGGTGGACCCAATCGGCGGAGGCCTCCGGTGTGGACGTCCAGGTGGTCGGTGACTCGACGTTCGGCGTACCCGTGTTCGAACGGAGCGACGTCAGGACCAGCGAGATCGCCGTGCCCCTTCCTCCGGGCCGGTACGCGTGGCGCATCGCCACGCGGCAGGGCGAACAGCGAGGCCCCTGGAGCGACGCCGTGCCGGCCGAACTCCGAGCCCGTCCGCCGGCCGGACCGCCGCCTGCCGTGCAACTGCTCGCCAGAGAACTGACCCTTCAGTGGTCGGCTGGGCTCGGTAATGATCGCTACACCGTGCAGGTGTCTGCCGATCCGGCGTTCGCCACGACGTTGGTCGACGCCGTCGTCGATGTTCCGACGTTGACCATGCCGCGACCGGCAGCTGGCCGCTATCACGTGCGCGTGCGCGCGGTGAGCGCCGAAGGTGTCCACGGGCCCTACGGGCCGACCCAGAGCTTCGACGTTGTCGATCCGCCGCGTCGGCGCAGCAAGTGGTGGTGGCTCCTCGTGCCGGCTGGCGCGGCAGGCGTGGTACTGGGTGCTCGTTGA